The Limisphaerales bacterium genome includes the window CTCGATGACGCTAACATCGAGCGGTACGTGAAAAAACTCAAAGAGTTCCTCGCCTACTCGCAATTCATCGTGATCACCCACAGCAAGCGCACCATTGCGGCGGCGAATGTATTGTACGGCGTCACGATGCAGGAACGGGGTGTGAGCAAAATTGTCAGTGTAAAATTTCATTCAAATCAGGCCGACGACCCGCCCGAAACAGACCGAATCGTTTCCCAAGACACTCTCGGAGGAGTGCCGGACGTTACTGAGGACGAGGAAGTCTTCCTCGCCAAATAATCTCGAGCTCCCCCCAAAAGCTTGCCCTTGCAAACATTGGGGCAGATGCGTAGCGTTCCCGCCGCATGTTAGAGGACTCCGAACAAATCGTCATCATTGGCTCCGGTTGCGCCGGTCTCACTGCCGCTTTATACTCAGCGCGAGCACAGCTTGCGCCCACTGTGCTTACCGGCGCGATGCCAGGCGGGCTGCTTACCACTACGAGTATTGTGGAAAACTACCCGGGCTTTCCCGAGGGAATTGATGGCACGGAATTAATGATCAACATGCAGCAACAAGCCGAACGGTTTGGGGCGAAAGTGAAATTTGGCAGTACCGTCGAAGCGGTCGACCTGAGTGAGCGACCGTTTAGGCTCACCGTTGATGGCGAATCGATGCGGGCCCAGGCACTTATCATCGCCAGCGGAGCAGGGCACCGGCATCTTGGGTTGGATAGCGAAGCGCGGCTCGATAAAAAAGGTGTCACTTATTGCGCCACGTGCGATGGAGCATTACCGATGTTTCGCGACCAACCATTGGTGGTAGTGGGTGGCGGTGATTCAGCCTGCGAAGAAGCAACTTTTTTAACACGGTTCGCCAGCAAAGTTTATCTAGTGCACCGGCGTGATGAATTACGCGCATCAAAAATCATGGCCGATCGCACGCTCGAAAATGAAAAAATCGAAATGGTTTGGGATTCGGAAGTGGAAGAGATTCTCGGCGACGAACAGGTGAGCGGCGTGCGATTACGGAATAATCAAACCAACGCTGAGCAAACTATCCAATGCGCCGGTGTATTCATCGCCATTGGCCATGTGCCCAATACCCAAATCTTCAAAGGGCAACTGGACATGGATGACGCCGGATATATCACCCGTAAAGAGGGAGCGCAAACAAGCGTGGCCGGCGTATTTGTGGCCGGCGATTGCTCGGATAAAGTGTATCGGCAAGCCATTACCGCCGCCGGCATGGGATGCGCCGCCGCCATCGAGGCGGAGCGATTGCTTGCCAGCGAAGGTCAATAAACATCGCAAACACCTTTATTTTGGCGTATAAAAGCTCACCCATGAAAGCACGTGCGGCGCAGATAGAACGCGCCACGGGCGAGACCCGGATTCAGCTGAAATTAAACATCGACGGCCGAGGCAAGGCCTCGATTGACACGGGCATTCCGTTTTTTGACCACATGCTCACGCTTTTCGCGAAACATTCAGTGTGTGATCTCAAAGTGAAATGTACGGGCGATTTAGAGGTGGATGCTCATCACGCCGTGGAAGATTGCGGGATCGCGCTTGGCCAGGCATACAATGAGGCGCTCGGCGAAAAGCGCGGTCTTCGGCGTTACGGCACAGGATTCGATCCACGCAATCCGCTGTGGGGCGATGCGCATGTGCCGATGGACGAAACGCTGGCTCGTTGTGTCATTGATTTCAGTGGTCGACCCTATTTAGTTTGGAATGGAATGGGCAAGCTTGGCTTTCGGGTTTTGAAACACGAAAAAGCGCAGGACGATGCGTGCGCGTTTCGGTTTGGTTTGGCGCGCGAATTTTTCCAGGGCTTCGCGAATGAAGCACGTTGCAACTTGCACTTAGAATTATTGTACGGGCAGGAGCCGCATCACGTGGTGGAAGCGTTGTTTAAGGCATTTGCGAAGGCAGCGGATTTTGCCTGCCAAAAAGATCCGCGCATTGGTCAAACCGTGCCGAGCACGAAAGGTCGATTGAAGGGCTGAGCCAATGGCAAAGAAGCTGGACATTCCGAATGCCGAAGATGAGGCGCTGGTGCGCGCCGCGCAAAAGGGTGCAATGCCGCCTTACGAAGAATTGGTCCATCGGCATCGTGATAAAATATATGCGCGAGCATTCAGTATGTTGCGAAACGAGGATGAGGCCCTGGATCTCTCGCAGGAAGCGTGGGTGAAAGGTTGGCAGCGCTTGAAGCAGTTCAAGCACAACGCCAGCTTCACTACTTGGATGACTCGGATTTGCATCAATTTGTGCCTTGATTTTTTGCGGAAGCGGAAACGGAAGCAAACTGATTCACTTGATCAAATGGAGGAAGAAACCGGCGGCGTGGAGCGGCGGATGCCAGTGGAAGAATTCAACCCCACCGGTAATGTGGAGCGCGAAGAGCTTCGTTTACAAATTGATGAGGGCCTGGCAAAGCTCAGTTATGAGCATCGCACCGTATTGATTTTACATGAATTCGAACGACTCGAATACAAGGAGATTGCCAAAGCGATGCACTGTTCCATCGGCACGGTGATGAGCCGGTTGTTTTATGCCAGAAGAAAATTGGCCAC containing:
- a CDS encoding sigma-70 family RNA polymerase sigma factor; this translates as MAKKLDIPNAEDEALVRAAQKGAMPPYEELVHRHRDKIYARAFSMLRNEDEALDLSQEAWVKGWQRLKQFKHNASFTTWMTRICINLCLDFLRKRKRKQTDSLDQMEEETGGVERRMPVEEFNPTGNVEREELRLQIDEGLAKLSYEHRTVLILHEFERLEYKEIAKAMHCSIGTVMSRLFYARRKLATLLISLKKERQE
- the trxB gene encoding thioredoxin-disulfide reductase, translating into MLEDSEQIVIIGSGCAGLTAALYSARAQLAPTVLTGAMPGGLLTTTSIVENYPGFPEGIDGTELMINMQQQAERFGAKVKFGSTVEAVDLSERPFRLTVDGESMRAQALIIASGAGHRHLGLDSEARLDKKGVTYCATCDGALPMFRDQPLVVVGGGDSACEEATFLTRFASKVYLVHRRDELRASKIMADRTLENEKIEMVWDSEVEEILGDEQVSGVRLRNNQTNAEQTIQCAGVFIAIGHVPNTQIFKGQLDMDDAGYITRKEGAQTSVAGVFVAGDCSDKVYRQAITAAGMGCAAAIEAERLLASEGQ
- the hisB gene encoding imidazoleglycerol-phosphate dehydratase HisB; translated protein: MKARAAQIERATGETRIQLKLNIDGRGKASIDTGIPFFDHMLTLFAKHSVCDLKVKCTGDLEVDAHHAVEDCGIALGQAYNEALGEKRGLRRYGTGFDPRNPLWGDAHVPMDETLARCVIDFSGRPYLVWNGMGKLGFRVLKHEKAQDDACAFRFGLAREFFQGFANEARCNLHLELLYGQEPHHVVEALFKAFAKAADFACQKDPRIGQTVPSTKGRLKG